The Capsicum annuum cultivar UCD-10X-F1 chromosome 3, UCD10Xv1.1, whole genome shotgun sequence genomic sequence ATAATCAAAGGTTCATCTGTGGATGCACTCAAATAAGGTTGAATTTGATCCACAAGTTCGCCCCATAAAGTTGTTGAAAGTCTATTTCTCCCGTAAGAATAAAGATTTCATTAAATGATTTACATTACTATTTTCAATCTACCATATATGTGTATTTAATGTTGCAGCTTTACCATATAAAATGTGTATTTATTAAATTGATTGTTTGTTCTCTAATTCTTATTCATCTGTTATCAATGATTAGTGAATATAGCAGTGCCAATTGTAatgtaaagaagaaaataaggcaTACTTATCATCTTCTAGCACAATATTTATAAATACACTATTACTGTCTCCTTGCTTGAATGTTTGAACAGCTTCATATGTGACATTCTGACCAACAACATCTATAAATATAAATggattagtaaaaataaaaagtacagattattgataaattttaaacTGACAATGAAGAGAAACATTACCGAAAAGTTTCGTGTCATCGACTATATGGTGAATTGTGAGTTGGTCAAATGGACACAAATTAAGTATGTCCATAGGAAATGAAGGATCAGTAATTTTCTCGACAGAAGTCATTTTTATGAAAATCAACCTGTGCTTGTGCGTTGTAATcttaaatttcttgaaatttgatgtaaCAACAAAGTTGTTAATGCGATATAACTCAAGTTCCTCCATCTTGTTCTTGAAAAACTTAATATCATACTTGCCAATTGAAGCATGCATGCGATCGCCCTAATTTGAGACAGAGAATTAGTATTGTTCAGTGTATatacaactttaaaataaaaaaggaaattattAATGTAAACACCGtgaaatatgaaaaagtagtAAAAAGCAATTAGTACCTTAGAATCCTGTAAAACCATATCTAATGAATATGGTACATCAGGTTTGAATTTATCCTGCAATTGACAAAGGCGAATAGTTCTTACTCTCAAATTTAATTGCATAGAACTGCTTGTAATTTGTGAGATGCTATGAAAAGCCATATATGATTATGGCAGTACTACGTAAATTGCAGAATGTCAGAAATATAAGGACATGTATAAACTGCAGAAAATGTAGAACCTAGTAAGGATTATATACGAATAAGAAAATGAGTTGTAATGAAAGACAATTATAAAAAAAGGAGTTTAGTGGGTGGTTTTAAAACCAACTCCTTCTAACTATCCCTAATTAAAAGGATATCACGTTTCtgtttaaatttcttatttattggtttaaatttgaataattaaaataaacaaacttGTTAGGTAGCGTGTgaatatctcattttctttttagcatttgttgttgtttaaaattttgtccttattattataaaaaaaaattggcagttattgatgtttaaatactttttaagaatttaattaaaaagtttttttttcatctttagtTAATGTTGTTTTTTTTGGCAGTTACTggtttaaattttaataattaaaataaacaaacttGTTAGATGGCGTGTGtatatctcattttctttttagcatttgttgttgtttaaaattttgtcctaattattataatttttttttttgcagttattgatgtttaagtattttttaagaatgtaattaagttttttttttcatctttagttaatgttttttttttttttgcagttattgttgtttaaatttgtattgtaattatttgtttattttgtagttattgttatttaaatttgtattgtaattatttgtttattttgtatttattgttctttaaatttgaattgtAGTTTTTTTAATGTTGTAATGAAAATTGCTtttttgtatcttttgttatttaAGTAAAACAATAAGTAAAAGTTTATTAGCAAATTAGCAAAAAATATTTGTAAGTGGACAGTGTTATTCTTCTTTTAATAACTGTATTTCCATTGAAATAGGGATGAGGAAGTTAAGTGTGTTTAAGAAatagatttttaatttattttttttaaatattgctGCTTTTATGAGGTGCTGCCACATGGTAGTTTTGCCTCTGTtattagatatagatagattttttttcaattacaTAAAATGTCTTTAAGATTGAGCTTTTATCTCATAATATTTACAATTCTTCTTTACCataatgtatttatatgtttAGTATTTGATTGCTGAATTTACTACCATTAATATTTGTTATTTCTTTCCTCTTCATATTCAAAAGATTTATTATAATCTTTAAtattgtcattaattttttttttcagttacATAAGATGTCTTTAAGATACAAtgaacttttttttcttcaaaaaactatgcttgacatattttgaatgaaGTCAGAGATACTGTTTTGAACCAAAAGAAATTATGTATTTACACAAATTAGAAATTCatataatatacaaaataaaaataaaaacatagagagaatatataaaaattaattaataatacaACGTCATTGTTGCAATctttatcattaaaaaataaaaatatatatgaagaaaatGTACAATCTTTAAACACTCGTCGACATTCACTTCACAAGTCGATTACCATTCAATTCCTCTAGACGATTGATCATTTTACCGAGTTTGAAAAAGCTACTAAATTAAATCACCTGAATAACAAATTAAAGGAATTAAACAACATgtgataaaagaagaaaatgattttATCTCATAttacaaattcaataaaataatcgAAATAGAAATACAAGAGACAATAGATAGTAGCAGAAGTTCATAACAATCAGATATTTATCTCAGAATTTTTCACAATTCTTTTTTACCataatgtatttatatgtttAGTGTTTGATTGATGAATTTATTACAATTAATATTTGTCATTTCTTTCCTCTTCATATTCAAGAGGTTAATTAACATCTTTAATATtgtcattaatttattttttcagttacaTAAGATGTCTTTAAGATACAATGAGCTTTTTCTTTCAAAAGACTATGATTGACATATTTTGAATAAAGTCAGAGATACtatttttaaccaaaagaaattatgaatttacaccaattaaaaattcatataaaatacaaaataaaaataaaaacattgaaagtatgtaaaaataaattaataatacaatGTCATCATTGCAatctttattattaaaaaaaaaattgcaactaaATTGATTAGTAAAAAAAACGCACTCACTTCTAAAgaaaaaccaaacaaaaaatttaGGGACGATTGAGCATTTTATCGAGTCTGAAAAAGCTACTAAATTAAATCacctaaataacaaattaaaggaAACAACATGTGATAAAAGACGAAATTGATTTTACCTCATATTACAAATtcagtaaaataattgaaatacaaGAGACAATAGATAGTAGTAGAAGTTCGCAACAATCTAATATTTATCTCATAATTTTTCACAATTCTTTTGtaccataatatatttatatgtttagtGTTTGCTTGATGAATTTATTACAATTTACCGTTTCTTTCCTCTTCATATTCAAGAGGTTAACTATCATCTTTAATATtgtcattaatttatttttcaggTTACATAAGAAGTTAAAGCTTTAAGATACAATGAACTTTTCTTTCAAAAGACTACGGTTGACATATTTTGAATAAAGTCATAAATACTATTTTGAACCTAAAGAAACTATGAATTTACACTAATtagaaatttatataaaatacaaaataaaaataataacatagaGAGTATATGTAAAAATTAGCTAATAATAAAAGGTCATTATGAAACAACAtataacaaccatccaaacaaagtataaagaaatttcaaaaaaaacatCACCTTTTTATTTGCCAggtttttcttctcattttgttTCGCTTACTatataataattctattttatcttttaacttACTCCATATTAGCTTTACCCCGTGTCATATTTCTTATAGGTTTTTCCTTCAAAGTACTCATGTGTGACATTATGTATCGATACTAAATGATACAACCTATTCAATGTAtccatcaaaataatacaacacaatacaatacaTTATGAAAAGAtatgtaacaaccatccaaacaaaatGTGAAGtaacttcaaaaagaaaaaccGGTCATCTTTTTAAATCCACATGcactataattaattaattttctttttctctttcgcCCACCTCAATTAATTCCACGGAATACGTGTCACTTCCCAATGACAACAGGTATTGAATAACTCTATCcatcaaaatatagaatataatacaatacaatacattaTGAAACCACACCTCAACAACCATCAAAACAAAATGCAACAAaacttttaaggaaaaaaaaggatCACTTTTTTAATCCCTAAATTATGCAAAATGGTAGCTAACCTGAGTGAGAGAATAGTAAATGTTGCTAACATGAGTTAATACATTTGCTTGTTGAGTAACAACATTAATCCAATCAGGATCACCATGTCCAAGCGCATTAACAGCAATACCAGAAGTCAAATTTAAATACTCTCGCCCTTCAATATCATACCATTTACATGCTCTGCCACTGGACAATAACAATGGTGCCCTAGCTCATGTACCCAACAAAACACTTATAAGATTCCTCCATTATTACCTCTTTGCTCAAATCCACTGCCTGCGCTTTCATGTTAAGGTTGGCGCCGATTCTGACGCCATTGCATCCGCCGACGGTGGCGACGGAGAATTTTACATTGATGAAGGAATGGTGAAGTCGGGTCGAACCCGAACCCAAATGATAAGTAAATGGGTTGTTGAGGAAAATGGATGACGAATAGCTCCTTGTTgatgaaggaaaaatattttacaCAAAAAGGATTTTAGTAAGTTAAATACGAAAAAGCTAGGAAAAATTGATATACTCTATTATATACAAGAAGAGATCCCTAGTGTTACAAAGTTGCAAAAGAAAGCATATGAAGATGGATGGCCATTCTGGAAATAATAGCTCTGTGGATCGTCCAAAAGTTACAGTAGATTGATTCTGAATTAATCCTAAGCAGTAGTTTATAGGCGTTTTTAAGAGACTCATGTTTCAATTTTGCTGTTAGAGGGCCTTTAATTGCATTAAACACTAATTTATtggatttaattatttatttactgtattaaaatgagagaaaaaagtaaaaaaatctgACAAACTAGATAAATGGATTtcctgagtatttcaaaaattatatatgaatactcatgtactgagagttaaattaagttagaaaaatgcggggtattataagTTTACAGGTCGTAAATTAATGTTGATCAACTTTGAGGAAATTTTGTGTATTACTAATGGTTGGACGATGTTTTTCcgtgttctatttatagtttttcatgttataat encodes the following:
- the LOC107865551 gene encoding uncharacterized protein LOC107865551 is translated as MAAPLLLSSGRACKWYDIEGREYLNLTSGIAVNALGHGDPDWINVVTQQANVLTHVSNIYYSLTQDKFKPDVPYSLDMVLQDSKGDRMHASIGKYDIKFFKNKMEELELYRINNFVVTSNFKKFKITTHKHRLIFIKMTSVEKITDPSFPMDILNLCPFDQLTIHHIVDDTKLFDVVGQNVTYEAVQTFKQGDNVYSVCSCWYQTKLWINPSLPQSIAFKSRLNATCASNYERLSQTSSQQCYSIMDELTKGIVPFKYINDLIVCLEEASYWIAAKIVCFDLDHGWSYMTCNKCIIKVEQDENSFFVQNAIQRYRLQVRVMDETGLITLLLWNREAVQLMGKTAKELKEDLIDDDECSYPSELDDIVEKKTQV